From a region of the Streptomyces venezuelae genome:
- the nadC gene encoding carboxylating nicotinate-nucleotide diphosphorylase produces MSTPELPLIDQNDGGCGDDCACGDGEESGLDPALAQLLADAGLDPIEVEDIAHMALSEDLDGGVDVTTVATVPEEAEAVADFVAREDGVVAGLRIAEAVFSVVCTEAFEVERHAEDGDTVAAGQLLLSVRSRTRDLLTAERSALNIMCRLSGIATATRRWADVLEGTSAKVRDTRKTTPGLRSLEKYAVRCGGGVNHRMSLSDAALVKDNHVVAAGGVAQAFKAVREAFPEVPIEVEVDTLEQIGEVLEAGADLILLDNFTVAQTAEAVALVAGRAVLESSGRLTLDTARAYAETGVDYLAVGALTHSSPILDIGLDLREAV; encoded by the coding sequence GTGAGCACCCCCGAACTTCCCCTGATCGACCAGAACGACGGCGGCTGCGGCGACGACTGCGCCTGCGGCGACGGCGAGGAGAGCGGCCTGGACCCGGCGCTGGCGCAGCTGCTCGCCGACGCCGGCCTGGACCCGATCGAGGTCGAGGACATCGCGCACATGGCGCTGTCGGAGGACCTGGACGGTGGCGTGGACGTGACGACCGTGGCGACCGTGCCGGAGGAGGCCGAGGCCGTCGCCGACTTCGTCGCCCGCGAGGACGGTGTCGTGGCCGGTCTGAGGATCGCCGAGGCCGTGTTCTCTGTGGTCTGCACGGAGGCCTTCGAGGTGGAGCGGCACGCGGAGGACGGTGACACCGTCGCCGCCGGCCAGCTGCTGCTGTCCGTGCGCTCGCGCACCCGTGACCTGCTCACGGCGGAGCGCAGCGCGCTGAACATCATGTGCCGGCTGTCGGGCATCGCGACGGCCACCCGCCGCTGGGCCGACGTGCTGGAGGGCACCTCGGCAAAGGTCCGCGACACCCGCAAGACCACGCCGGGCCTGCGCTCGCTGGAGAAGTACGCGGTGCGCTGCGGCGGCGGAGTCAACCACCGGATGTCGCTCTCGGACGCCGCGCTGGTCAAGGACAACCACGTGGTGGCGGCCGGCGGTGTCGCGCAGGCGTTCAAGGCCGTGCGCGAGGCCTTCCCGGAGGTCCCGATCGAGGTCGAGGTCGACACGCTGGAGCAGATCGGCGAGGTCCTGGAGGCCGGCGCCGACCTGATCCTGCTGGACAACTTCACCGTCGCGCAGACCGCCGAGGCCGTGGCCCTGGTGGCCGGCCGCGCGGTGCTGGAGTCCTCCGGCCGCCTCACCCTGGACACCGCCCGCGCGTACGCGGAGACGGGCGTGGACT
- a CDS encoding L-aspartate oxidase: MSTPGRGTAGSDGGDTAAGTGIRLHAPAPGWSLDADVVVVGSGVAGLTAALRCAAGGRRTVVVTKARLDDGSTRWAQGGIAAALGEGDTPEQHLDDTLVAGAGLCDEEAVRLLVTEGPDAVRRLMATGAVFDTSTETGEIELTREGGHHRRRIAHAGGDATGAEISRALVEAVQAAGIETVENALVLDLLQDAEGRTAGVTLHVMGEGQHDGVGAVHAPAVILATGGMGQVFSATTNPSVSTGDGVALALRAGAEVSDLEFVQFHPTVLFLGPDAEGQQPLVSEAVRGEGAYLVDADGVRFMQGQHELAELAPRDIVAKGIMRRMQEQGAQQMYLDARHFGARMWEQRFPTILAACRSHGIDPVTEPIPVAPAAHYASGGVRTDLHGRTTVPGLYACGEVACTGVHGANRLASNSLLEGLVFAERIAEDIVAEGAAGSGPGIPVPATGPLQPAGARYEVQRIMTEGAGVLRSADSLSAAADALEALYATALNDLEAHGKTAEPGVDTWEATNLLCVARVLVAAAQRRVETRGCHWREDHPERDDAHWRRHLVVRLSATEKRALVVVPTDSADFPSVHPLSTPSLEQ; this comes from the coding sequence GTGAGCACCCCAGGCAGAGGCACCGCAGGCAGCGACGGCGGGGACACGGCCGCGGGCACCGGCATACGCCTGCACGCGCCGGCCCCCGGCTGGTCCCTCGACGCCGACGTCGTGGTCGTCGGCTCCGGCGTGGCGGGCCTGACCGCCGCGCTGCGCTGCGCCGCCGGGGGCCGCCGCACCGTCGTGGTCACCAAGGCCCGGCTCGACGACGGCTCCACCCGCTGGGCCCAGGGCGGTATCGCCGCGGCCCTCGGCGAGGGCGACACCCCCGAGCAGCACCTGGACGACACCCTGGTCGCCGGTGCGGGCCTGTGCGACGAGGAGGCCGTCCGGCTGCTCGTCACCGAGGGCCCGGACGCGGTGCGGCGGCTGATGGCCACCGGCGCGGTCTTCGACACGTCCACGGAGACCGGCGAGATAGAACTGACCCGCGAGGGCGGGCACCACCGCCGCCGGATCGCGCACGCGGGCGGCGACGCCACCGGAGCCGAGATCTCGCGGGCGCTCGTCGAGGCCGTCCAGGCCGCCGGCATCGAGACCGTGGAGAACGCCCTCGTACTGGACCTGCTGCAGGACGCCGAGGGCCGTACGGCCGGCGTGACCCTGCACGTCATGGGCGAGGGACAGCACGACGGGGTGGGCGCCGTGCACGCGCCCGCCGTGATCCTCGCGACCGGCGGCATGGGCCAGGTCTTCTCGGCCACCACCAACCCGTCGGTGTCCACCGGTGACGGCGTGGCGCTCGCGCTGCGGGCCGGCGCCGAGGTCTCCGACCTCGAATTCGTGCAGTTCCACCCGACGGTGCTGTTCCTCGGCCCGGACGCCGAGGGACAGCAGCCGCTGGTGTCGGAGGCGGTCCGGGGCGAGGGCGCGTACCTCGTCGACGCGGACGGCGTCCGCTTCATGCAGGGCCAGCACGAGCTCGCCGAGCTCGCGCCGCGCGACATCGTCGCCAAGGGCATCATGCGCCGCATGCAGGAGCAGGGCGCGCAGCAGATGTACCTCGACGCCCGGCACTTCGGCGCGCGGATGTGGGAGCAGCGCTTCCCGACCATCCTGGCCGCCTGCCGCTCCCACGGCATCGACCCGGTGACCGAGCCCATCCCGGTGGCGCCCGCCGCGCACTACGCGTCCGGCGGCGTGCGGACCGACCTGCACGGGCGGACCACGGTCCCGGGCCTGTACGCCTGCGGCGAGGTCGCCTGCACCGGTGTGCACGGCGCGAACCGGCTGGCCTCGAACTCCCTGCTGGAGGGCCTGGTCTTCGCCGAGCGGATCGCCGAGGACATCGTCGCCGAGGGGGCCGCCGGCAGCGGCCCGGGCATACCGGTCCCGGCGACCGGCCCGCTGCAGCCCGCGGGGGCCCGGTACGAGGTCCAGCGGATCATGACGGAGGGCGCGGGCGTGCTCCGCTCCGCCGACTCGCTCAGTGCCGCGGCCGACGCCCTCGAAGCGCTGTACGCCACCGCCCTGAACGACCTCGAAGCGCACGGCAAGACCGCCGAGCCGGGCGTGGACACCTGGGAGGCCACGAACCTGCTGTGCGTGGCGCGGGTCCTGGTCGCCGCGGCGCAGCGGCGCGTGGAGACCCGCGGCTGCCACTGGCGCGAGGACCACCCCGAGCGGGACGATGCGCACTGGCGCCGCCATCTCGTCGTCCGGCTCTCGGCGACCGAGAAGCGCGCCCTGGTCGTCGTACCCACCGACTCCGCGGACTTCCCGTCCGTGCACCCCCTGAGCACCCCGAGCCTGGAGCAGTGA
- the panC gene encoding pantoate--beta-alanine ligase — MTDLLLHTAEELHKLSRTGRRAVVMTMGALHEGHATLIRTAREQAGPEGQVVVTVFVNPLQFGAGEDLDRYPRTLDADLAIAEEAGADAVFAPAVDEVYPGGDPQVRISAGPMGERLEGATRPGHFDGMLTVVAKLLHLTRPDLALFGQKDAQQLALIRRMVTDLNFPVEVVGVPTVREEDGLALSSRNRYLSAAERHTALALSRALFAGRDRLAAQAALRARAEASPASDERATALARLGEIRASADAHAVSAAGAGLPDAVRAAALHVLEEAGRHEPPLVLDYLALVDPLDFSETGQDFTGQAVLAVAAKVGSTRLIDNIPLEFGAHS, encoded by the coding sequence GTGACCGACCTGCTGCTGCACACCGCGGAGGAGCTGCACAAGCTGTCGCGCACCGGCCGCCGGGCCGTGGTGATGACGATGGGGGCCCTTCACGAGGGCCACGCCACCTTGATCCGCACGGCCCGCGAACAGGCCGGGCCCGAGGGGCAGGTCGTCGTCACCGTCTTCGTCAACCCGCTGCAGTTCGGGGCGGGCGAGGACCTCGACCGCTACCCCCGCACCCTCGACGCGGACCTGGCGATCGCCGAGGAGGCGGGCGCCGACGCGGTGTTCGCCCCGGCCGTCGACGAGGTCTATCCGGGCGGCGACCCGCAGGTGCGGATCAGCGCGGGTCCGATGGGCGAGCGCCTCGAAGGGGCCACCCGCCCCGGGCACTTCGACGGCATGCTCACCGTCGTCGCCAAGCTGCTCCACCTCACCCGCCCGGACCTGGCCCTCTTCGGCCAGAAGGACGCGCAGCAACTGGCCCTGATCCGGCGGATGGTGACCGACCTGAACTTCCCCGTCGAGGTGGTCGGCGTACCGACCGTCCGCGAGGAGGACGGGCTCGCGCTGTCGTCCCGCAACCGCTACCTGTCCGCCGCGGAGCGGCACACCGCCCTGGCCCTGTCCCGCGCCCTGTTCGCCGGGCGCGACCGGCTCGCCGCGCAGGCGGCGCTGCGGGCCCGCGCCGAAGCCTCCCCGGCCAGTGACGAGCGGGCCACCGCCCTGGCCCGCCTGGGCGAGATCCGCGCCTCCGCCGACGCGCACGCCGTCTCCGCGGCCGGCGCCGGGCTGCCGGACGCCGTACGGGCCGCCGCGCTGCACGTCCTGGAGGAGGCGGGCCGCCACGAGCCGCCGCTCGTGCTGGACTACCTGGCGCTGGTGGATCCGCTGGACTTCAGCGAGACCGGTCAGGACTTCACCGGGCAGGCCGTGCTGGCCGTCGCCGCGAAGGTGGGCTCGACCCGGCTGATCGACAACATCCCATTGGAATTCGGAGCACACTCGTGA
- a CDS encoding Rossmann-like and DUF2520 domain-containing protein: MNPSQQPRPARLAVGVVGAGRVGPALACALQQAGHRPVAVSGVSDASVRRAARMLPDVPLVPPAQVLELADLVLLTVPDDALPSLVEGLAGTGAVRPGQLLVHTSGRYGTSVLDPARRAGALPLALHPAMTFTGTEVDVQRLAGCSFGVTAPEELRLAAEALVIEMGGEPEWIAEENRPLYHAALALGANHLVTLVAQSMELLAKAGVGHPDRMLGPLLGAALDNALRSGDAALTGPVARGDAGTVAAHVSELRRHAPGAVSGYLAMARTTADRALAHGLLKPELAEDLLGVLADSESDGGDR; this comes from the coding sequence GTGAATCCATCACAGCAGCCACGCCCTGCCCGGCTCGCCGTCGGCGTCGTCGGAGCCGGCCGCGTCGGTCCCGCGCTGGCGTGTGCGCTCCAGCAGGCCGGGCACCGGCCCGTGGCCGTCTCCGGAGTGTCCGACGCGTCGGTGCGCCGGGCCGCGCGGATGCTGCCCGACGTGCCGCTCGTACCGCCCGCGCAGGTGCTGGAGCTGGCCGACCTGGTGCTCCTGACCGTCCCCGACGACGCGCTGCCGTCCCTCGTGGAGGGCCTCGCCGGGACCGGCGCGGTCCGGCCCGGACAGCTCCTGGTGCACACCTCCGGCCGGTACGGGACCTCCGTGCTCGACCCGGCGCGCCGCGCGGGCGCCCTGCCGCTGGCCCTGCACCCGGCGATGACCTTCACCGGCACCGAGGTCGACGTGCAGCGGCTCGCCGGGTGCTCCTTCGGCGTCACCGCCCCCGAGGAGCTGCGGCTGGCCGCCGAGGCCCTGGTCATCGAGATGGGCGGGGAGCCCGAGTGGATCGCGGAGGAGAACCGTCCGCTCTACCACGCGGCCCTGGCCCTCGGCGCGAACCACCTGGTCACGCTGGTGGCCCAGTCGATGGAGCTGCTGGCCAAGGCCGGGGTGGGGCACCCCGACCGGATGCTCGGCCCGCTGCTCGGCGCGGCCCTCGACAACGCCCTGCGCTCCGGTGACGCCGCCCTGACCGGGCCGGTGGCCCGCGGGGACGCCGGTACGGTCGCCGCGCACGTCTCGGAACTGCGCAGGCACGCCCCCGGCGCGGTCTCCGGATACCTGGCGATGGCCCGCACGACCGCGGACCGGGCTCTCGCGCACGGTCTGCTCAAGCCCGAACTCGCCGAGGACCTGCTCGGCGTGCTCGCCGACTCGGAGTCCGACGGGGGAGACCGGTGA
- a CDS encoding threonine aldolase family protein has product MSDDSEDIERTKRLVAAWRGAERRLSRSLLEPTVGELLGSLAQAPHDMDGPADVYGDGVVGALERKVAELLGTEDAAFFPSGTMAQQIALRCWAGRTGNPVVALHPMSHPERWEGDALSAVSGLRVAHPTTEARQPSAADVEALREPFGTLMVELPLRDAGFLLPTWEELEALTEAARARDAVVHFDGARLWESTVHFGRTLPEIAALADSVYVSFYKSLGGLSGAALAGPRDFVEETRVWRHRYGGQIFRQFPQALSALAGLERELPRLPSYVAQARKVAAALRSAFADSGVPWARIHPEEPHTHQFQVWLPYEPDRLTEAGLRQAEETGTVLFRRWSPDGPPGLAVTELEITQPGLSWTESDVHEAVSAFVARI; this is encoded by the coding sequence ATGAGTGACGACAGCGAGGACATCGAACGTACGAAGCGGCTGGTCGCGGCATGGCGCGGGGCGGAGCGGAGGCTGTCCCGCAGCCTGCTGGAGCCCACGGTGGGGGAGCTGCTCGGCTCGCTCGCCCAGGCCCCGCACGACATGGACGGGCCGGCCGACGTCTACGGCGACGGGGTCGTCGGGGCGCTGGAGCGCAAGGTCGCCGAGCTGCTGGGGACCGAGGACGCGGCGTTCTTCCCCAGCGGCACGATGGCCCAGCAGATCGCGCTGCGCTGCTGGGCGGGCCGGACCGGGAACCCGGTGGTGGCGCTGCATCCGATGAGCCATCCGGAGCGGTGGGAGGGGGACGCCCTGTCGGCCGTCTCCGGGCTGCGGGTGGCGCACCCGACCACGGAGGCCCGCCAGCCGTCGGCCGCGGACGTCGAGGCGCTGCGGGAGCCCTTCGGCACGCTGATGGTGGAGCTGCCCCTGCGGGACGCGGGCTTCCTGCTGCCCACCTGGGAGGAGCTGGAGGCGCTGACCGAAGCGGCCCGGGCGCGGGACGCGGTCGTCCACTTCGACGGGGCCCGGCTGTGGGAGTCCACCGTCCACTTCGGCCGCACCCTGCCGGAGATCGCGGCCCTCGCGGACTCGGTGTACGTCTCGTTCTACAAGTCCCTCGGCGGCCTCAGCGGGGCGGCCCTGGCGGGGCCGCGGGACTTCGTGGAGGAGACCCGGGTCTGGCGGCACCGCTACGGCGGCCAGATCTTCCGGCAGTTCCCGCAGGCCCTCTCGGCGCTGGCCGGACTGGAACGCGAACTGCCCCGGCTGCCGTCGTACGTGGCCCAGGCGCGGAAGGTGGCCGCGGCCCTGCGCTCGGCCTTCGCCGATTCGGGGGTCCCGTGGGCCCGTATCCACCCGGAGGAGCCGCACACCCACCAGTTCCAGGTCTGGCTCCCGTACGAACCGGACCGGCTGACGGAGGCGGGCCTGCGGCAGGCCGAGGAGACGGGCACGGTCCTCTTCCGCCGGTGGTCCCCCGACGGCCCGCCGGGCCTCGCGGTGACGGAACTGGAGATCACGCAGCCGGGCCTGTCCTGGACGGAGTCCGACGTCCACGAGGCGGTCTCGGCCTTCGTGGCCCGGATCTAG
- a CDS encoding DUF397 domain-containing protein — MTAQPVWRKSSFCAEGAACVYVATAPGALVRVADRADPAHLVLATTQSAWADFLRAVKETG; from the coding sequence ATGACCGCTCAGCCCGTGTGGCGGAAGTCCTCGTTCTGCGCTGAGGGCGCCGCCTGCGTCTACGTCGCCACCGCCCCCGGAGCCCTCGTCAGGGTCGCCGACCGTGCCGACCCCGCCCACCTCGTGCTCGCCACCACCCAGTCCGCCTGGGCCGACTTCCTGCGCGCGGTCAAAGAGACCGGCTGA
- a CDS encoding BlaI/MecI/CopY family transcriptional regulator, which yields MPRPLGELEDAVMTRVWQWNRPVTVREVLEDLQQERSIAYTTVMTVMDNLHQKGWVRREAEGRAYRYTAVSTRAAYSAALMNEAWSTSDNPAAALVAFFGMMSAEQREALRDAVRVVQYDDESGADAAPEPTAPPVAEGESGEHTQEPGR from the coding sequence GTGCCTCGCCCCTTGGGAGAACTCGAAGACGCCGTCATGACCCGGGTGTGGCAGTGGAACCGCCCGGTCACCGTGCGAGAAGTACTGGAAGACCTCCAGCAGGAACGGTCCATCGCGTACACCACGGTCATGACCGTTATGGACAATCTTCATCAGAAGGGCTGGGTCCGCCGGGAAGCCGAAGGCCGCGCCTATCGATATACGGCGGTCTCCACCCGCGCCGCCTACTCGGCCGCACTGATGAACGAGGCCTGGTCGACGAGCGACAACCCCGCGGCCGCCCTGGTGGCCTTCTTCGGCATGATGTCCGCGGAACAGCGGGAAGCCCTCCGGGACGCCGTGCGGGTCGTCCAGTACGACGACGAGTCGGGCGCCGACGCCGCCCCCGAACCCACCGCTCCGCCCGTGGCCGAAGGGGAGTCCGGCGAGCACACCCAGGAGCCGGGGCGATAA
- a CDS encoding amino-acid N-acetyltransferase: MGEFSTAHAETVTIRRARTRDVPALRRLLDQYVQQRILLDKAPVVLYEDIQEFWVAERDSDGQVVGCGALHVMWEDLAEVRTLAVDRGLKGAGVGHQVLEQLLRTARTLGVSRVFCLTFEVEFFAKHGFVEIGETPVKTDVYMELLRSYDEGVAEFLGLERVKPNTLGNSRMLLHL; the protein is encoded by the coding sequence ATGGGAGAGTTTTCCACTGCACATGCAGAAACAGTGACGATCCGCCGTGCCCGGACGCGTGATGTTCCCGCGCTGCGCCGCCTCCTCGACCAGTACGTGCAGCAGCGGATCCTGCTCGACAAAGCTCCGGTCGTCCTTTACGAGGACATCCAGGAGTTCTGGGTCGCGGAACGCGACTCCGACGGCCAGGTCGTCGGCTGCGGCGCTCTCCACGTGATGTGGGAAGACCTTGCCGAAGTTCGCACTCTCGCCGTCGACCGGGGCTTGAAGGGTGCCGGAGTCGGGCATCAGGTGCTGGAGCAGTTGTTGCGCACCGCCCGTACCCTCGGGGTGAGCCGGGTTTTCTGCCTGACCTTCGAAGTCGAGTTCTTCGCGAAGCACGGCTTCGTCGAGATCGGCGAGACCCCGGTCAAGACCGATGTCTACATGGAGCTGCTGCGTTCCTATGACGAGGGTGTCGCCGAGTTCCTCGGTCTCGAACGAGTGAAGCCGAACACCTTGGGCAACAGCCGGATGCTTCTGCACCTCTGA
- a CDS encoding histone-like nucleoid-structuring protein Lsr2, whose translation MAQKVQVLLVDDLDGGEADETVTFALDGKTYEIDLTTANAEKLRGLLDPYTKGGRRTGGRASAGRTKGRTAVASGNPDTAEIRAWAKSQGMSVNDRGRVPQEIRDAYENRG comes from the coding sequence GTGGCACAGAAGGTTCAGGTCCTTCTTGTCGACGACCTCGACGGTGGCGAGGCGGACGAGACGGTGACGTTCGCTCTGGACGGCAAGACCTACGAGATCGACCTCACCACCGCCAACGCTGAAAAGCTCCGCGGTCTGCTCGACCCGTACACCAAGGGCGGCCGCCGTACCGGTGGCCGCGCGTCCGCCGGCCGCACCAAGGGCCGTACGGCCGTGGCTTCCGGCAACCCGGACACCGCGGAGATCCGCGCCTGGGCGAAGTCCCAGGGCATGAGCGTCAACGACCGCGGTCGCGTGCCGCAGGAGATCCGCGACGCGTACGAGAACCGGGGCTGA
- a CDS encoding SCO3374 family protein, translating to MAVTLPPSAPPTVPPPRPAPEEDACASWYRRVPGWTVVGGPPAQLATGIRFDVLELPSDAGAALLRRPVATGPVALMGRRMRFLVAAGSAEELDGLLDWLEWGGVALDLAALGAGGRITAPVPPGHRVRDGSPRGAAVWLRPPEQGCEALLPALSGPGRGVGPGRLSAGPDLVRLVSAAATECHRARLRRRTPLRSAVAGPPSRAGRVSP from the coding sequence ATGGCCGTGACCCTCCCGCCGTCCGCCCCGCCGACCGTGCCGCCGCCCCGTCCGGCGCCCGAGGAGGACGCCTGCGCCTCCTGGTACCGCAGAGTGCCCGGCTGGACCGTCGTGGGCGGGCCGCCCGCCCAGCTCGCGACCGGGATCCGGTTCGACGTGCTGGAGCTGCCGTCCGACGCCGGGGCCGCGCTGCTGCGCAGGCCCGTCGCCACGGGTCCGGTGGCCCTGATGGGGCGCCGGATGCGGTTCCTGGTGGCCGCCGGGAGCGCCGAGGAGCTGGACGGGCTTCTCGACTGGCTGGAGTGGGGCGGGGTCGCCCTCGATCTCGCCGCCCTGGGTGCGGGTGGCCGGATCACCGCCCCGGTGCCGCCGGGGCACCGCGTACGGGACGGGAGTCCCCGGGGGGCCGCCGTATGGCTACGGCCCCCCGAGCAGGGGTGCGAGGCACTGCTGCCCGCCCTGTCCGGTCCCGGACGGGGCGTCGGTCCCGGGCGGCTGAGCGCCGGGCCCGATCTCGTGCGTCTGGTCTCCGCGGCGGCGACGGAATGCCACCGCGCGCGGCTCCGGCGCCGTACGCCCCTGCGGAGCGCCGTGGCCGGGCCTCCCTCACGGGCCGGCCGGGTCAGTCCCTGA
- a CDS encoding ATP-dependent Clp protease ATP-binding subunit, giving the protein MFERFTDRARRVVVLAQEEARMLNHNYIGTEHILLGLIHEGEGVAAKALESLGISLEAVRQQVEEIIGQGQQAPSGHIPFTPRAKKVLELSLREALQLGHNYIGTEHILLGLIREGEGVAAQVLVKLGADLNRVRQQVIQLLSGYTGGGKESATAGGPAEGTPSTSLVLDQFGRNLTQAARESKLDPVIGREKEIERVMQVLSRRTKNNPVLIGEPGVGKTAVVEGLAQAIVKGEVPETLKDKHLYTLDLGALVAGSRYRGDFEERLKKVLKEIRTRGDIILFIDELHTLVGAGAAEGAIDAASILKPMLARGELQTIGATTLDEYRKHLEKDAALERRFQPIQVAEPSLPHTIEILKGLRDRYEAHHRVSITDEALVQAATLADRYISDRFLPDKAIDLIDEAGSRMRIRRMTAPPDLREFDEKIAGVRRDKESAIDSQDFEKAASLRDKEKQLLAAKTKREKEWKAGDMDVVAEVDGELIAEVLATATGIPVFKLTEEESSRLLRMEDELHRRVIGQKDAIKALSQAIRRTRAGLKDPKRPGGSFIFAGPSGVGKTELSKTLAEFLFGDEDALISLDMSEFSEKHTVSRLFGSPPGYVGYEEGGQLTEKVRRKPFSVVLFDEVEKAHPDIFNSLLQILEDGRLTDSQGRVVDFKNTVIIMTTNLGTRDISKGFNLGFAAQGDTKTGYDRMKAKVNEELKQHFRPEFLNRVDDTVVFHQLTEEDIIQIVDLMIAKVDERLKDRDMGIELSGDAKLLLAKRGYDPIMGARPLRRTIQREIEDTLSEKILFGELRPGQIVVVGKEGEGDDAKFTFRGEEKSALPDLPPIEATGSGPDLSKGA; this is encoded by the coding sequence ATGTTCGAGAGGTTCACCGACCGCGCGCGGCGGGTTGTCGTCCTGGCTCAGGAAGAAGCCCGGATGCTCAACCACAACTACATCGGCACCGAGCACATCCTCCTGGGCTTGATCCACGAGGGTGAGGGTGTCGCCGCTAAGGCCCTGGAGAGCCTCGGGATTTCGCTCGAGGCTGTTCGCCAGCAGGTTGAGGAGATCATCGGTCAGGGCCAGCAGGCCCCGTCCGGTCACATCCCCTTCACCCCGCGGGCGAAGAAGGTCCTGGAGCTGTCGCTCCGAGAGGCCCTCCAGCTCGGCCACAACTACATCGGCACCGAGCACATCCTGCTCGGCCTGATCCGCGAGGGCGAGGGCGTCGCCGCCCAGGTCCTCGTGAAGCTGGGCGCCGATCTCAACCGAGTCCGGCAGCAGGTCATCCAGCTGCTCTCCGGCTACACCGGTGGAGGCAAGGAGTCGGCCACGGCCGGCGGCCCGGCCGAGGGCACGCCCTCGACCTCGCTCGTCCTGGACCAGTTCGGCCGCAACCTCACCCAGGCGGCCCGCGAATCCAAGCTCGACCCGGTCATCGGGCGCGAGAAGGAGATCGAGCGGGTCATGCAGGTGCTGTCCCGCCGTACGAAGAACAACCCGGTCCTCATCGGCGAGCCCGGCGTCGGCAAGACCGCCGTCGTCGAGGGCCTGGCCCAGGCGATCGTCAAGGGCGAGGTTCCCGAGACGCTCAAGGACAAGCACCTCTACACGCTCGACCTCGGCGCCCTGGTCGCGGGTTCCCGCTACCGCGGTGACTTCGAGGAGCGCCTGAAGAAGGTGCTCAAGGAGATCCGCACCCGCGGCGACATCATCCTGTTCATCGACGAGCTCCACACCCTCGTGGGTGCGGGCGCCGCCGAGGGCGCGATCGACGCCGCCAGCATCCTCAAGCCCATGCTGGCCCGTGGTGAGCTCCAGACCATCGGTGCCACGACGCTCGACGAGTACCGCAAGCACCTTGAGAAGGACGCGGCCCTTGAGCGCCGCTTCCAGCCGATCCAGGTGGCGGAGCCTTCCCTCCCCCACACGATCGAGATCCTCAAGGGCCTGCGCGACCGCTACGAGGCCCACCACCGCGTCTCCATCACGGACGAGGCCCTCGTCCAGGCGGCGACGCTGGCCGACCGGTACATCTCGGACCGCTTCCTCCCGGACAAGGCGATCGACCTGATCGACGAGGCCGGCTCCCGGATGCGCATCCGCCGGATGACCGCGCCGCCGGACCTCCGCGAGTTCGACGAGAAGATCGCGGGCGTTCGCCGCGACAAGGAGTCGGCCATCGACTCCCAGGACTTCGAGAAGGCAGCTTCCCTCCGCGACAAGGAGAAGCAGCTGCTGGCCGCGAAGACCAAGCGCGAGAAGGAATGGAAGGCCGGCGACATGGACGTCGTCGCCGAGGTCGACGGCGAGCTCATCGCCGAAGTCCTCGCGACCGCGACCGGCATTCCCGTCTTCAAGCTCACCGAGGAGGAGTCCTCGCGACTGCTCCGCATGGAAGACGAGCTCCACCGTCGGGTCATCGGCCAGAAGGACGCCATCAAGGCGCTCTCCCAGGCGATCCGCCGTACCCGTGCGGGTCTGAAGGACCCGAAGCGTCCGGGTGGCTCGTTCATCTTCGCCGGCCCGTCCGGTGTCGGTAAGACCGAGCTCTCCAAGACGCTGGCCGAATTCCTCTTCGGCGACGAGGACGCGCTGATCTCCCTCGACATGTCGGAGTTCAGCGAGAAGCACACGGTTTCCCGCCTCTTCGGTTCGCCCCCCGGCTACGTGGGCTACGAAGAGGGCGGCCAGCTCACCGAGAAGGTGCGCCGGAAGCCGTTCTCCGTCGTCCTCTTCGACGAGGTCGAGAAGGCCCACCCGGATATCTTCAATTCCCTTCTCCAGATCCTGGAGGACGGTCGCCTGACCGACTCCCAGGGCCGGGTCGTGGACTTCAAGAACACGGTCATCATCATGACGACCAACCTGGGTACCCGGGACATCTCGAAGGGCTTCAACCTGGGCTTCGCCGCCCAGGGAGACACCAAGACCGGATACGACCGGATGAAGGCGAAGGTCAACGAAGAGCTCAAGCAGCACTTCCGGCCGGAGTTCCTCAACCGTGTCGACGACACGGTCGTCTTCCACCAGCTCACCGAGGAAGACATCATCCAGATCGTCGACCTCATGATCGCCAAGGTCGACGAGCGCCTCAAGGACCGCGACATGGGCATCGAGCTGAGCGGTGACGCGAAGCTCCTGCTCGCCAAGCGCGGCTACGACCCGATCATGGGTGCCCGGCCGCTGCGCCGGACCATCCAGCGCGAGATCGAGGACACGCTGTCGGAGAAGATCCTCTTCGGCGAGCTGCGTCCCGGTCAGATCGTGGTCGTCGGCAAGGAGGGTGAGGGCGACGACGCCAAGTTCACCTTCCGCGGCGAGGAGAAGTCGGCTCTGCCCGACCTTCCCCCGATCGAGGCCACGGGCTCCGGCCCGGACCTGTCGAAGGGCGCGTAA